The sequence GGGTAATCATTTCCCTCACGGATCCGAATTCCAACGGCTTCCACTCCGGAACTATTTTGAAAGTAAGTGGTCGCTTTCTGGATAAGATCGCAGGTCCCGGTGCTTTCGTTCACCAGGCGGAGGAACTCGGCGGTCGTCTCCTGTTCCAGAACTGCCTGTCTACGTTCGGTGATGTCATGCACCGTCATCAGTACGTCCTGGTTCTCGGTCCCGTTATCGAAGGGGAGGGCTGACCATTCCACCCAGAATTCCACCCCATCCTCATTTATTATGTGTGATTCCCTATTCTCCACCTTCTCTCCGTTCCTTGAGACCTTGCGGAGAGTATCCAGGAGAAGATTTTTCTCACTTCCTGACACAAATTCCGCGAATCTGGTTCCGGATACATCCCGGTCGGAAAACCTCTCGGGAAGAAAATGACGATAGGCATCGTTGATGTACTTGACCGAGAACTCGTCAGAGGAAAGGAAGATCACCGCGCCAGGCAGACTACCTATTATCCTCTGGACTTCTGAATCCTCATTTTTGCTCTCCAACATGCCCCCACTCCCCTTGTGAACCGAATCCGAACAGAACTGATATCATCCTGGGATGATGCTCCATGACCGTTCTCCATCGGCCTCCTATAATCGGAAGGTCGGTTCTTATCCTTTTTGATGCTCTGGACTGGTCATCGGAAGGAGGGAATGCCTCCGGAGGGGTCACGTTGCCGGACCGATCCGTCATTCAGATCCTTGGACCGGAATACTGTAGGCGTTTGGCCATCCATCAGAACCATGGGAAGATCGAGCCTTGTCGGCTTCTTCCTAACCACCTAGGATCAGGCTTATGCCCACTATCGCCACGCCCAGGGTCACCAGAATGATGCCGAACAACGTCTTTCGAATGTTGGTGTGCTTGGCCCAAATATACCCCACCACGAACAGGGCGATGAACGCTACGATGTTCGATACCAGTACCGCCATGTGAGGTGGCTCTATGAACCACAACGGGGTAATGACCACCAGTGTGGCGAGCAGCATTGCCAGGAACACCTGTATGGCGCCGAACACATCCTCCCTGGCAATGACAATGAATTTCGGCTGGTTGGTGTAATTGGCCTTGCTGGAACGACGCTGGGCATGCAGCACGAGACGGTACACGGATTTCTGGTCCTCAGCGTCCAATGTACCTACCAACGAATCCTCCAGGTCCTCCTGGATGGCGGCTAGAGCCTCGGTTTCATCCTTTGCTGAGCTGATCTTGCCTGCTATGCGAGTATATCGGTGCTTCTGGAACACCACGACCAGTATGTACAGCATGGCATCGATTATGCCCCATGACAATCCCGCCCCCAGCGATGTCGTCACCATCAGCTCGATGTCCAGAGCGATCCCGCCGGTAATGACCCGGATAGCGCTTGTGATGGTCAGTGCGATGACCAGACCATAGAGTATCTCCACTAGCCGTTCATGGGGATAGAGATAATCGGTCGGTCGCCTGATTATGAAGTGCATGTCCGTCCCTCTAAACAGAATTTCCCCCAATAAGCGTTTCTCATCGCTCGATCGGACCTGATCTTGTCTCCAACCACATGATGCCGGTGGGCACGATCGGGCGGTTCTCGAAGAATACACCGCTTATCAGATCAAGACAGAAGAGGGATACCTGGAGAAGTACTCCTATCCAGCCTGCAGAAGCACCGTCTCGAACATCAGCGCTTCGTCCAGAGGGTCGAAGGTTACAAGCCATGTGATGCCGGCAAGATCGGCCTGTCGAACGACGTCATGCATTTCTTGGCCGATTGGCTCAAGACCATATCCCGGGGACTGACAAGGAGTTCGGTCCTTACTTCAACAGCAAAATGCTCTATTAAGGCTCAATGCCCCTTCCTGGATGGGGCCATCTCCAAGAACGGGACAGAGGCGACGGTGGCTATGTCGGTTCCTCTGTAGATTTTTATATATATCACAGCCGTTGCGTCCCCACTATTTCTGGTGAGACCGATATGGATGAAACCCTTCCCGCCGAGAATTCCGGTAACCTCAAGGACTATCGATCGACCTACCAGGCGTTTGACTGGGCATCCTTTGAGAGCGAGTTCGACTGGTCCAGAGGAGGGCCGTACAATCTGGTGGCGGAGGCCGTCGACCGTCATGGCCATGGGGAGAGAAGGGACAAGGTGGCATTGTATTCGGTGAATGCCAACTATGATCTCCGGTCGCACACCTTCCGGGAGATGTCCGAGCTGTCCAGCAGGTTCGCGGACGGGCTGACCAAGCTCGGAGCGGTCAAAGGGGACCGGATATTCGTCTATCTGGACAGAACACCGCAGCTCTTCGTCGCACTGCTCGGGATCATCAAGATGGGTGGCATCGCGGGCCCGCTATTCTCCGCCCTTGGGCCGGAGGCGACCATGGACCGGGTCAGGGACAGCGGGGCGAAGATCATAGTGACGTCTCCATACCTGTTCGATCGTATCCGCCCGATCATGGAGAAGCTGACCGAGATCGAGACCTACATCATAGTCGGGGACAACAGCGTCCTGGGTCCAGGAACGGTCAATTTCGATGACGTGCTGTCGTCTGGCGATCCGGAGTTCAAGGCTGTAAACATGGATCCCGATGACCCATACATCATACATTACACGTCAGGCTCCACCGGCAAACCAAAGGGCATCCTGTTGGGCCACAAGGCCATGGTGCATCAGCTGGTGGGATGCCGCTACGTGGTCGACCTTAGGGATGATGACATCTATTGGTGCACGGCCGACCCAGGATGGGTCACAGGGACGTCCATCGGAATACTGGGACCATGGTACCTCGGAACGACTATCATATCCTATGAGGGAAGGTTCGATGCTCAGACCTGGTACTCCATCATCGAGAAGCTGAAGGTAACGGTCTGGTTCACAGCCCCCACAGCGCTGAGGATGCTGGCCAGGGCCGGCGATGGGCTGGTGAAGGCGTTCGACCTGCAAAGGCTGCGCCACATCTGCTCAGCCGGAGAACCGCTAAATCCTGAGGTCATCAGATGGGCGATGCGTACCACCGGTAAACGCATCCACGACAACTGGTGGCAGACCGAGACCGGAGCACCGTGCATCGCCAATTTCAAGAGCATGCCTATAAAGCCAGGGTCCATGGGCAGGCCCATCCCGGGGATCGTGGCCGCGGTGGTCGATGAGAAGGGAGAGCCCGTCGCCGCCAGGACCGAAGGTTTCCTTGCGTTGAAGCCGGGATGGCCGGCGATGATGGTCGGCATCTGGGGCAACGATGAGCGATACCAGCAGTACTTCCGCATACCAGGGTGGTATATCAGCGGAGATCAGGCCTACCAGGACGAGGATGGCTACATCTGGTTCCTGGGCAGGGCGGACGATGTCATCAAGACGTCGGGCGAAAGGCTCGGACCATTTGAAGTGGAATCGGCCTTGATCGAGCATCCAGCGGTGGCAGAGTCGGCCGTGGTCGGGAAGCCTGATGAACTTCGGGGAGAGATCGTCAAGGCATTCATAGTGCTGAGGCCAGGAAGGAAACCGACCGACGAACTGAAAGAGGAGATCACCCAGTTCGTCAGGACCAGACTGGCATATTACGCCTATCCGAGAGAGATCGAGTTCGTTCCCTCACTTCCCAAGACCAGGTCGGGCAAGATCATGCGCCGTGTTCTGAAAGCAAAGGAGCATGGTCATCCTGTTGGAGACCTCTCTACCCTCGAAGAGTGAATGGAGACGATCCCGTCAAGCCGAAGACATTTTTTACCGAGGCAATGGAATAGATGGTTCATATCGCCAATGCGGTTGACATCTGGCCATTCCTGTGAACGCATCTTTTTGAACCCGCAGATTGAATTATCATCCTTTTCCAGACCGACGGACGCCTTCGATTCAATCTAGACATGGACGCGGGGATAAATCACCCGAGCGGGGTGACCGGTGACATGGGCGCAGAAAGAAGCCCAGAACAGGAGAACCAGAACATGAAGCTCTTTGAGTCTAAGAAGATAGGAACAGAAAGGAAACGCCTCGGTTGGATATTCGCTTTGCCGCTCGCGCTTGCAGTGGCAATGCATGGCCTGATCCACCTGATGTATGTGACGTGGACCGGTCCAGGCATCGAGCTCGGATTCAGCGGTTCGTCATGGATCCCGGACGACGCCGCGGCGGTGCTCGTGCCGGTCCTGGTGGCCATCACGATCGCGGGCAACTGTCTGGGGGCATTGGGACTGCTGAGGATCCCGTTACTGAAGGACAGCGTCGTGCCGCTGGTGATCGTCGGCAACGTGGCATCGTTGACTGGATTCGCGGTGATGCTGCCTGGCCTGGTCCCGAACGCCGACGCTCACGTCTACGGGATGATCACAAGCCTGGTAATGATCCTCGGAGCGATGCACTATGTACGTATATCGAAAGCATTCGGCAAGGTGCTCCCCAAGATGCTGGCCAAGAGGTTGGGGGCGCAGGCATGAACGGGATCGTCGCCTATGACAGCATCCTGGGAAACACCAGGAAGGTGGCGGAGCAGATGGCGATCGAGATGAGGGCTAACGGCCACACCGTGCGGCTGATCAACCTGGCAACGGAAGAGGCGGGCGAGGTCAAGGGTGATTTCCTTCTCATAGGCTCGCCGAACCGGATGAAGCGCATCAGCTCGATGGCCAAACGCTTCATCAGGCACCTGGACGGGGATGAATGGAAGGGAAAGAAGGTCGTGGTATTCGATACCGTCCTGCAGGTGCTGGACGACCCGAACAAGACCGAGAAACAGATGGCAAAGGCACGCAAGTGGGCATATGAAGGAGCAGCCCCGAAGATGAGCAGGAAGCTGGATAAGAAAGGGATCGTGTGCTCCGGAGTATGGCATTTCGAGGTCTCGGGCCTGAAGGACCCGCTGGTCCCTGGATGGGAGGAAAAGGTGAGGGAAAGGCTCGCTTCCCTTGACCCCCAAAACACCTTCACTGTTTCTTGAGCTGAGGGAGCATCTTCTCCTTCCAGGTGTCGAACCCCCAGGCGGTGATAACCACGTTGGGCACCGCCGCCCTTACCCTCTGATCGGCGTATAGAGACCCCATCGCCTCGAAGAGGGATGACATCATAGGATGGTTGGTGGCCACTGATATCATGTCGGGAATGTTGCAGTAGGTGCGGAAGAACAGGACGGTCGCCGGATACTTCTGCATGAGCTTGATGCCGAGCATGTTACGGTCGACGCCTTCCTTCGTGTAGACATGGATGACGGAGGATATGGTACGGGCATGTGTTGGGTCCACCTTCAGGAGGAGCTCCGCACTCCCTTCGTCTATCATCCTGTCAAGGCGCTGACGTACAGTCCTTGCGGTGGCGCCGGCCTCTTCACCGACCAGGGCATATGGCTTGCGGGCATCGTCCTTCAGCGATGCGATGATCCTCAGGTCCAGCGGAGATAGTTTGATCTCCGGTGCGAGCGGTTCTGCGGGCCTCACCTCACCGACCCTGCCGAGGGATTCGATCGCCATGGTCGAACTCTTCATGGTGCAGGTCCGATGGACGAACTCCTGGAAAGGCCCCATGTCCACCGTTCTGCGGAGAGTGCCGGAAACGTACATGACATTCCCAGAGCACAGCATCACGTATCCGACTGAATCATTCCTGCCCAGATCGGCAACGATATCGTTCAGCTGTCTGCTTCCTTCCATCCTTCCGAAGATGAACACGTTGGTCGCGTTGACGTAATTGCCCGGGATGACGGCCCCGGTACCGACGAATATTCCGGCCTCCTGGAGTGACCGCATACGCTTGTGAACTGCCTGAAGCGATATTCCGAGACGTTCCGCGAGCTCCCTCAGCGGCATCCGGGGGTCTCGCAGCAGCAGATGATAGAGATGTAGGTCGAACTCGTCCATTCGCTATGGTAATCGCATACCGGGCTTTTGAAACATCGGAATGGACCCCGTGAACCCGATCATGATTATCCTGGCATTATCTTCCAGACCTTTCCGGTGGAACCGCTCGGCCCCTGGCTATCGGTGGTAAGGGCGTACAGTTCCCTGTCCGCTCCCAGGCCAAATCCTAAGAGAAACCCAGGCAGAACGGTCGAATTGACCGCAGCCCCGGGGATCTGATTCCCGAGCTTGTCCTCGAACGAGGAATAGGCGATCATGGAAAACGACCAGTTCGAACTGTCAGGAGAGGTTACCCAAATCACCGAATTCGCTCTCCAGAGGCCGAACGTGTACCCTCCCTGAAGACCGGCCATCGACGAGCCACGGTAGACGTAACCGCCGACAACGGAGAGGCCGGTGGAGGCAAACGAACTATGCGGCAGGGAGATGATCGGATCGACCAGCGGTTCGCCGAAGTAGCCGGTCTCACGAACGCATACCACACCTTGATTGGCAGAGTTGGACCGGTCGAAGCAATGCCCGTTCTCCTTTATCGGCCATCCATAGTTCTTGCCTTTTTCCACCAGGAACACACCCTCATAGAGCTCCTGGCCGGCGTTGCCCACGAAATAGCTGTGGTTACCGCCGGGATCGAATGAGGCGAAGGCAGGGTTCCGGAAACCGTAGGCGAATATCTCGGCGCGGCCGGGGCTGGATACGAACGGATTATCGGGGGGGATGCCGTAGGCCTCGCCCCCGTTCGGAGAATCGATCGTGTCAGCAACGCTTACGGAAATGTTCCGGTCGATGTCGATGCGCAGTATCTTCCCCAGAACGGTGCTGAGGTCCTGGCCATTGCCGATGACAGAATGGCCTATCCCCACGTCGTTCCCGCCGCCCCCATCCCCTATTGGTATGTAGAGGAACCCGTCAGGACCGAAATTGATGTCGCCCCCGTTGTGGTTCGGGGAAGGATGGTTCGATCTCAGGATGAAACGCTCTGTGGAAACGTCGGCCACATTAGGGTCGGCCGAGGTCTTGAACTCGCTGAGTATGTTGGTGTGGTCCCACTGGGAAGGAGCGCGGGCATCGAGGGGCGCACTGTACCAGAGATAGAACTTACCGTTGATTGCGTAATTCGGATGGAATGCCAGTCCAAGGAGCCCTCTCTCGTCATAGGACGCGGACAGGGGCACTAGCTTGCTGGATATGTCGATGAACGGTCGGTCGTTGGTCGTGCCGTTCGGAAGAACGATCCAGACCTTTCCTATCTGGTCGACGACGAACAACCTTTCCGAGCCGTCAGGCGGCGAGACCGCCCTGACCGGATGGGTAAACCCATCGGCGACCAGGCGCAGGGTCGTGTTGCGGTTCGCACTGGTCTGATTAGGCAAAGCGGAATCGTGTCCCGGGTTAAGGATGACAAGGACGTAGATCATCGTTGAGGCGATCACTACTGCCGCAACGATGAGGACGGCGACCGTGGTCCTTCGCCTCTGTTTTTGGTCCATGCTCCATAAAAGACTGGAACACGTCATATTTAACCATAATCGGAGGCTGCTCATTAACGGGCGAGGGTGATGTTATTACTCTTCACCCTCAATGAAGGACAGCTTCAACGCTGGTTGAACTGGTGCTTGGGATCGAACAGCGAGTCGTTTTGCCTCTCCCCCATCATCGCTTTCGCTATCCTGCGGGCTCCGTAGATGCTATGCAGGATGCCGATCCCGTTGCATCCCAGGTTGTAGAACAGGTCCTGGTTCTTTGGATCGGGACCTGCCAGTCTGACGCCGGAACTGGTGTATCCCATGGACCCATCCCAACAGGTCGTTGCCTTTGTCTTGACCCCGAGGATCCCTTCAGCCAAATGGTCGATGCGGGAATGTGCGGTCTCGTCCATATCATCCCGATGTTTGCCGGCCTCACATGTGAACTGCGGTCCGCCGACCATGAGGACAGCTGTTTCCGGATCCTTTCCCCATGTGGTGGTAAAAATGTAAGGTTCGTCGGTTGAGGGCTGCACTTCGTGGAAGAACAACCCGACACCCTCACCCTCACGGGGCGGTCTGTATCCGTTCATGTATCCGGTCACGCACCTGAGATAGTTGTCCGGTATCGAATTGGGAATGTTGGACAGATCGGGAAGAGCGTATCCGTTCGTACATACCACCACCCGTTTGCATTCCACCTGCCCCTTCTCGCATTTTATCAACAGCGGATGGAGGGCATGCACGCTAAGGACCTTTGATCCCTCATGAAGGCAGAACCTCTTTGGGAACCTGATGAGCATGCTCCGTACCAATCCTTCGGATATGGCGGCAACATTGGCAATGCGGGTCCTGGCAATGGCAGCGGCCCGATAACTTTCATCCGTCGTTCCCAGCATCTCGAATATGGCCTCCGGTGGAACACGGTTGGGCGTTACGCCCCTGTCCCTCAGTTCGCAGTTCCATCCTGAACCGGCGGCCGCATACAGTTTCATTGATGGCAGAACGTCCGACAAATTTCCCGACGATGTCTTGGCCAATGCTTCGGCCATTTCGATCGAGGAAAATCCGATATGGATCCTGACCCTATGCACCTGGTCTGGAGTCCCGGCATCCCTGATCAACTCTCCGAAGCGACGTTTTGAGAAGGCGACCTGACGGAACGCAGCGTTGGCCAGTTCCGGTCCGAATCGCTCAGCTAGGGCGGGGAAACCGCCCTCGAACGATGGGCTGACCTGCCCTGAACCATTGCCCGACGCGCCGTGCGCTATGCGGTCCGCCTCGATCAACATGACCGTCATGTTGCTCTGCTCCAGAAGATCGAAGGCGGTGGACACACCGGCGATCCCTCCCCCGATGACGACGACGTCCACGCGCTCGTGGCCTTTCAACGGATCGACAATGCGATCTGACATCAGACCCTCCAACCAGGGGGACCTATGTTCGCGCATGCTTTCTGATTTGAGCCTCGGATATTTGAAGCTCGTTCAAGGACCTGATCGTGGAAAGGATCCACCGACGGAACCGCTAATGCAGTTTGAAATGCCCATGTTCAACAAAGATCATCAGCGCTCTGTACTTTCCAACTTTCGAATATAACATTGATGATGCTCTTCGGCCAGCCAGAACCTGGAGGCAGGCAGGATAAGAGTCGATATGCGTCCTCGAAATCTTCCAGAGCTCAGGATCCGTCTTCTGGAGTCCTCCGCCAGTGCCTTTTGCTCGTCTGTATGGAAAAAGATCATCGATCGGTATTGGCTACCAGAATCACCGTTCCCATCCCTTTCCGCGACAGGATTGTGAGAGCTCCAGAAGATCTCTAGGAGTACCTGGTAGGTCAACCTGCCTGGGTCATATGTGATCTCGACCACCTCGATATGACCTGTACCCCCTGAACAGACCTGCTTGTAGGTCGGGTCTTCCTCAGCCCCTCCCATATATCCGACTCGGGTGGAATCGATCCCAGCGATCCCGGAGAAGGTCGCCTCAGCGCACCAAAAGCAGCCGATGCCGAACGTTGCCAGTTCCTTTCCTTCTTCCATGTTGGCTGTTGATTGAGCTGGATCGGCTACTTATCGATACCGCCGGTTATTTCGTATCATGCTCTCGGGCGAAAATGACCGGCAACCTACATCAGGTTCTCCGGATTTAGCCCTTTGAGCTCGTCCAGAACGAACACGCCGTCCTTCCTGACCAGCACGTCATCGAAGTACATTTCGCCGCCGCCCCACGCCTTTGTCTGGATCAATACTATGTCCCAGTGAACCCGGGAATGGTTCCCGTTCGGCGCATCGTCGTAGGAGTTGCCTGGAGTAAAGTGGATCGAACCGGCGATCTTCTCATCAAAGAGCGTATCCAGCATCGGTTTGTTGACGTACGGGTTGAGCCCGATGGCGAATTCACCCACGTAACGTGAGCCTTCGTCGGTGTCGAATATCTCGTTCATGGCGACGGTGTTGGATGATGTCGCTTCAACGATCTTGCCGTCCTTGAACGTGAGCCGGATGTTGTCGAACACCTTACCGTCATACAATGTCCTGGTGTTATAGTGGATCACACCATTGACCGAGTCCTTGACCGGGGCGGTGTAAACCTCTCCGTCTGGCAGGTTCAGTTTTCCGTCACACTTGATCGGAGGGATGCCTTTGATCGAGAACTCCAGGTTGGTGTCAGGAGCGACCAACCTGACCCGGTCGGTACCCTTCATGAGCTCGACCAGAGGCTCCATTGCCTCTGACATCTTGTCATAGTTCAACGTACAGGTCTTGAAGTAGAAATCCTCGAAGCCTTCGGTGGACATTTCCGCCAGCTGGGCCATGGACGGCGTCGGCCAGCGCATGACCACCCATCTCGTGCCCGGTATCCTCTGGTTTATGTGGACCGGCCCCCACCAATATTTGGTATAGATGGCCATCTTCTCCGCGGGGACGTCCGAGTTCTCTGTGACGTTGGAAGACCCCCTCATCCCGATGTAGACCTGGGCCCGCTTCATCTTCTCCATCTCGATTTCGCCGATCACCTTCATGGCGGCCTCGCTCGTTCCCATGTAGATCTTCCGGAGCACCCTTGGGGATTTCTGAGATACGATCGGGATACCGCCCGCTTGATACACCTTCTCTACCAGGACCTCGACCATTTCATCAGGGATGTTGAACGCCTCGATATAGACGATCTCACCGGCCTTGAGCCCGGTTGAATGACCGATTATGACATCTGAGAATTTGCCCATCCTTGGGTCGTACATGGAGGGATGAAAGACAAATGGCGGTTATTAATAACCTGGCAAGCCCGGGCGGGGGCCTGCGGTTACAATCGATCAACCCTTGTCTTCCTTGAAATGCATGGCGCCCGAGTTCATGCAATACCGTTTACCTGTCGGTCTAGGTCCATCGTCGAAGACATGGCCCAGGTGCCCGCCGCATCGAGCGCATTTGACCTCTTGCCGTACCATTCCGAAACTGCGATCGATCTTGGTCTCCACGTGGTCTGGAGAAATGGGGGCCCAGAAGCTCGGCCACCCCGTTCCAGAGTCGAACTTGGTGTCCGAGGAGAACAGCTCCAGCTCGCATCCGGCGCAGGTGTATGTTCCTTTCTTCTTGCTGTCGTGATACTTGTTATGGAATGGCGGCTCTGTCCCTTCTTCCCGGAGCATGTGGTACTCATCAGGAGTGAGAAGCTTACGCCATTCTTCATCGGTATGGCTAATTTTTTCGACCATGGTGACCGAAATTTAATCACGCACCCCCGTTTATAATAACCTTACCGGTTGAGACCGAGGCTGGCGGACAGTTTCCCGGACTTCCCATATGTCTCTGGTAAAATTTCCATCGGTTGCATTTTAATAATTGAAGTTCGCAAGCCGAGCGACATGATAGAGAAGGGAAAAAAGACGATACTCGTCGTTGGCGCCACCGGACGGCAGGGAGGTGCTGCCGCCAGACACCTTATTCATAATGGATGGAAAGTCAGGGCCATGACCAGGGACGGAACAAAGCCCAACGCAGTGGCGTTGAGGAAACTTGGTGTGGACATAGTCGAAGCGCACCTGGAGGACAGGTCGTCACTTGAGAGTGCAATGGAGGCAACATATGGGGTCTTCGGGGTGATCACCCCTTACGAGAAGGGAGTTGAGGAGGAGGCCGTACAAGGCATGAACCTCGTCGATGCCGCCTTGAACGCTGGAGTGGAACATTTTGTTTACAGTTCGGTTGGCGGGGCCGAAAGGAACACTGGTATACCCCATTTTGAGAGCAAGTGGACGATCGAACGGCATCTGATGGCTTCGGGTGTCCCCCACACGGTGCTTAGACCGGTCTTCTTCATGGAGAACTTCTGTAATCCAATGGCAAGGGCGGCGATACTTTCCGGGAGGCTGGAATCCACCCTCGATCCCTCAAGATCCATCCAGATGATCGCAGTGGACGATATCGGCGGCTTTGCCTCCATGGTGTTCGACGATCCGGAACGATGGAAATCCAAAGCGATCGAGATCGCTGGTGACGAAAAGACCATGCCCGAGGTAGCGGAGGCGTTCTCAAGGACCATAGGCATACCCGTCAAGTACGTGCGGACCAGCCTGGAATCGATAAAGAGCGCTGACTCCAAGGCGATGTTCGAATGGTTTCAGAAGGAGGGATACCGAGCGGACATCGGGGAGCTGAGACGGATGAGGCCGGAGACCATGGACTTCCAGGGTTGGCTTAATAGATCAGGCTGGAAGCGGGTCAAGAAAAGGAGTGCGGCATAGTCCTCCAGGTCTGTCGATCCGAGACATATCCGCGATCTGCGTTGAAAAGAAGAATAAGGCTCCGGGGAAAGGGTTACTGTACCACGAAACTTCCGTTCATCTGGCTGGGATGCACGTCACAACGGAAGAAATAGGTCCCCGGAGTCGTTGGGGCGGAGAACGTGTAGGTAGTGCTCGAAACCCCGGTTATCGCGGGCCCGACGAATATCGGTGTAGTGGCTGCGGAATTGGTGTAGACCGAGAACGTGTGTGGAATGCCGCTGTCCAGATTGTTGAGGTTGACTTTCACGGTCGCTCCGGCCGGTACCGTTATCAGGCTGGTGTTGAACGCG is a genomic window of Methanomassiliicoccales archaeon containing:
- the acsA gene encoding acetate--CoA ligase, which translates into the protein MDETLPAENSGNLKDYRSTYQAFDWASFESEFDWSRGGPYNLVAEAVDRHGHGERRDKVALYSVNANYDLRSHTFREMSELSSRFADGLTKLGAVKGDRIFVYLDRTPQLFVALLGIIKMGGIAGPLFSALGPEATMDRVRDSGAKIIVTSPYLFDRIRPIMEKLTEIETYIIVGDNSVLGPGTVNFDDVLSSGDPEFKAVNMDPDDPYIIHYTSGSTGKPKGILLGHKAMVHQLVGCRYVVDLRDDDIYWCTADPGWVTGTSIGILGPWYLGTTIISYEGRFDAQTWYSIIEKLKVTVWFTAPTALRMLARAGDGLVKAFDLQRLRHICSAGEPLNPEVIRWAMRTTGKRIHDNWWQTETGAPCIANFKSMPIKPGSMGRPIPGIVAAVVDEKGEPVAARTEGFLALKPGWPAMMVGIWGNDERYQQYFRIPGWYISGDQAYQDEDGYIWFLGRADDVIKTSGERLGPFEVESALIEHPAVAESAVVGKPDELRGEIVKAFIVLRPGRKPTDELKEEITQFVRTRLAYYAYPREIEFVPSLPKTRSGKIMRRVLKAKEHGHPVGDLSTLEE
- a CDS encoding flavodoxin domain-containing protein; its protein translation is MNGIVAYDSILGNTRKVAEQMAIEMRANGHTVRLINLATEEAGEVKGDFLLIGSPNRMKRISSMAKRFIRHLDGDEWKGKKVVVFDTVLQVLDDPNKTEKQMAKARKWAYEGAAPKMSRKLDKKGIVCSGVWHFEVSGLKDPLVPGWEEKVRERLASLDPQNTFTVS
- a CDS encoding winged helix-turn-helix transcriptional regulator, translated to MDEFDLHLYHLLLRDPRMPLRELAERLGISLQAVHKRMRSLQEAGIFVGTGAVIPGNYVNATNVFIFGRMEGSRQLNDIVADLGRNDSVGYVMLCSGNVMYVSGTLRRTVDMGPFQEFVHRTCTMKSSTMAIESLGRVGEVRPAEPLAPEIKLSPLDLRIIASLKDDARKPYALVGEEAGATARTVRQRLDRMIDEGSAELLLKVDPTHARTISSVIHVYTKEGVDRNMLGIKLMQKYPATVLFFRTYCNIPDMISVATNHPMMSSLFEAMGSLYADQRVRAAVPNVVITAWGFDTWKEKMLPQLKKQ
- a CDS encoding PQQ-dependent sugar dehydrogenase → MDQKQRRRTTVAVLIVAAVVIASTMIYVLVILNPGHDSALPNQTSANRNTTLRLVADGFTHPVRAVSPPDGSERLFVVDQIGKVWIVLPNGTTNDRPFIDISSKLVPLSASYDERGLLGLAFHPNYAINGKFYLWYSAPLDARAPSQWDHTNILSEFKTSADPNVADVSTERFILRSNHPSPNHNGGDINFGPDGFLYIPIGDGGGGNDVGIGHSVIGNGQDLSTVLGKILRIDIDRNISVSVADTIDSPNGGEAYGIPPDNPFVSSPGRAEIFAYGFRNPAFASFDPGGNHSYFVGNAGQELYEGVFLVEKGKNYGWPIKENGHCFDRSNSANQGVVCVRETGYFGEPLVDPIISLPHSSFASTGLSVVGGYVYRGSSMAGLQGGYTFGLWRANSVIWVTSPDSSNWSFSMIAYSSFEDKLGNQIPGAAVNSTVLPGFLLGFGLGADRELYALTTDSQGPSGSTGKVWKIMPG
- a CDS encoding FAD-binding oxidoreductase; the protein is MSDRIVDPLKGHERVDVVVIGGGIAGVSTAFDLLEQSNMTVMLIEADRIAHGASGNGSGQVSPSFEGGFPALAERFGPELANAAFRQVAFSKRRFGELIRDAGTPDQVHRVRIHIGFSSIEMAEALAKTSSGNLSDVLPSMKLYAAAGSGWNCELRDRGVTPNRVPPEAIFEMLGTTDESYRAAAIARTRIANVAAISEGLVRSMLIRFPKRFCLHEGSKVLSVHALHPLLIKCEKGQVECKRVVVCTNGYALPDLSNIPNSIPDNYLRCVTGYMNGYRPPREGEGVGLFFHEVQPSTDEPYIFTTTWGKDPETAVLMVGGPQFTCEAGKHRDDMDETAHSRIDHLAEGILGVKTKATTCWDGSMGYTSSGVRLAGPDPKNQDLFYNLGCNGIGILHSIYGARRIAKAMMGERQNDSLFDPKHQFNQR
- the msrA gene encoding peptide-methionine (S)-S-oxide reductase MsrA; this encodes MEEGKELATFGIGCFWCAEATFSGIAGIDSTRVGYMGGAEEDPTYKQVCSGGTGHIEVVEITYDPGRLTYQVLLEIFWSSHNPVAERDGNGDSGSQYRSMIFFHTDEQKALAEDSRRRILSSGRFRGRISTLILPASRFWLAEEHHQCYIRKLESTER
- a CDS encoding aminopeptidase, with amino-acid sequence MYDPRMGKFSDVIIGHSTGLKAGEIVYIEAFNIPDEMVEVLVEKVYQAGGIPIVSQKSPRVLRKIYMGTSEAAMKVIGEIEMEKMKRAQVYIGMRGSSNVTENSDVPAEKMAIYTKYWWGPVHINQRIPGTRWVVMRWPTPSMAQLAEMSTEGFEDFYFKTCTLNYDKMSEAMEPLVELMKGTDRVRLVAPDTNLEFSIKGIPPIKCDGKLNLPDGEVYTAPVKDSVNGVIHYNTRTLYDGKVFDNIRLTFKDGKIVEATSSNTVAMNEIFDTDEGSRYVGEFAIGLNPYVNKPMLDTLFDEKIAGSIHFTPGNSYDDAPNGNHSRVHWDIVLIQTKAWGGGEMYFDDVLVRKDGVFVLDELKGLNPENLM
- the msrB gene encoding peptide-methionine (R)-S-oxide reductase MsrB; the protein is MVEKISHTDEEWRKLLTPDEYHMLREEGTEPPFHNKYHDSKKKGTYTCAGCELELFSSDTKFDSGTGWPSFWAPISPDHVETKIDRSFGMVRQEVKCARCGGHLGHVFDDGPRPTGKRYCMNSGAMHFKEDKG
- a CDS encoding NmrA/HSCARG family protein, producing the protein MIEKGKKTILVVGATGRQGGAAARHLIHNGWKVRAMTRDGTKPNAVALRKLGVDIVEAHLEDRSSLESAMEATYGVFGVITPYEKGVEEEAVQGMNLVDAALNAGVEHFVYSSVGGAERNTGIPHFESKWTIERHLMASGVPHTVLRPVFFMENFCNPMARAAILSGRLESTLDPSRSIQMIAVDDIGGFASMVFDDPERWKSKAIEIAGDEKTMPEVAEAFSRTIGIPVKYVRTSLESIKSADSKAMFEWFQKEGYRADIGELRRMRPETMDFQGWLNRSGWKRVKKRSAA